A stretch of the Comamonas testosteroni TK102 genome encodes the following:
- a CDS encoding nitrate regulatory protein, with product MNRADRRWHQHDDKHYPMKTPLHYLVAARQSEIAELEQISRASSLVASMSELVHALQKERGLSNIFLVSGGAQAQQSLLDHGLHVDQVMGRVCLALEELGARAPGAHGARLFNAIANALQGFEALPLLRRRRNALQLSAEDCTQALIRMIAACLTVVFEAADSACDPDIAKLLVALFHFMQGKELAGQERATGVAAFTAGVGRTERQRHWLHLIESQERCFQVFADFASPSGMERWQQQCGACPDMTVIERLRRLGCTAGDGMALDCSLSSPWFEACSSRLDAMHQIEAFLAEELQAQCLRKLEQAGAALSQQKALLEMQPQPETRAEAAAAFLGATQPAASLPAEGAYGLQLEKSIVLLVQEQSMRLQDMQTEIDKARATLKERKTIERAKGVLMNYRQLSEGEAYKLIRQTAMNQNRRMLDVAEAILATVDLLPGSTNSSL from the coding sequence ATGAATCGTGCTGATCGTCGATGGCATCAACATGACGACAAGCACTACCCCATGAAAACGCCTCTGCACTATCTGGTGGCTGCAAGGCAAAGCGAGATTGCCGAGCTGGAGCAGATCAGCCGCGCCAGCAGCCTGGTGGCGAGCATGTCCGAGCTCGTCCATGCGCTGCAAAAAGAGCGCGGTCTCTCGAATATCTTTCTGGTCAGCGGCGGCGCACAGGCGCAGCAGAGCCTGCTCGACCATGGCCTTCATGTGGACCAGGTCATGGGGCGGGTCTGTCTCGCCCTTGAAGAGCTGGGCGCGCGGGCGCCGGGTGCGCATGGCGCTCGCTTGTTCAATGCGATCGCCAATGCGCTGCAAGGCTTTGAAGCCCTGCCGCTGCTGCGCCGTCGGCGCAATGCGCTGCAGCTGAGTGCCGAGGACTGCACGCAGGCGCTGATCCGCATGATTGCGGCCTGCCTGACCGTGGTGTTCGAGGCGGCGGACAGCGCTTGCGATCCCGATATCGCGAAATTGCTGGTGGCGCTGTTTCATTTCATGCAGGGCAAGGAGCTGGCGGGCCAGGAGCGCGCCACAGGGGTCGCGGCGTTTACCGCAGGGGTCGGCAGGACAGAGCGTCAGCGCCATTGGCTGCATCTGATCGAGTCGCAGGAGCGCTGCTTTCAGGTGTTTGCAGACTTCGCCAGCCCCTCGGGGATGGAGCGCTGGCAGCAGCAATGCGGGGCCTGTCCCGATATGACGGTGATCGAGCGGCTGCGGCGCCTGGGCTGCACGGCCGGGGACGGCATGGCGCTGGACTGCAGCCTGAGCTCGCCATGGTTCGAAGCCTGTTCCAGCCGGCTCGATGCCATGCACCAGATTGAGGCATTCCTGGCCGAGGAGCTGCAGGCCCAATGTCTGCGCAAGCTGGAGCAGGCCGGTGCCGCTCTGAGTCAGCAAAAGGCGCTGCTGGAGATGCAGCCGCAGCCTGAGACTCGCGCCGAAGCGGCTGCAGCCTTTCTGGGAGCCACGCAGCCAGCCGCCTCCTTGCCTGCTGAGGGCGCATACGGGCTGCAGCTCGAGAAGAGCATCGTCTTGCTGGTGCAGGAGCAGTCCATGCGCCTGCAGGACATGCAGACCGAAATCGACAAGGCGCGCGCCACGCTCAAGGAGCGCAAGACCATAGAGCGGGCCAAGGGCGTGCTGATGAACTACCGCCAGCTCAGCGAGGGCGAGGCCTACAAGCTGATCCGCCAGACGGCCATGAACCAGAACCGGCGCATGCTGGATGTGGCCGAGGCGATTCTGGCCACAGTGGACCTGCTGCCTGGCAGCACCAATTCATCGCTTTGA
- a CDS encoding CmpA/NrtA family ABC transporter substrate-binding protein — translation MSQRLSSTTAPAPEPVSAGGRREFLRVAGAAALYGTLGHHGAWAAGSDAPEKKEVKIGFIPLTDCASVVMASVLGLDQKYGVKIVLSKEASWAGVRDKLVNGELDFAHVLYGLVYGLHLGVGGPKKDMAVLMGLNNNGQAVTLSKALADKGAVDGASLAKVMAKEKREYTFAGTFPTGTHAMWMHYWLAAAGINPLSEAKLITVPPPQMVANMRVGNMDGFCVGEPWNHRAIMDGIGITANTTQDIWKDHPEKVLGTTGEFAQKNPNTCRAVMMAILEAGRWIDASLQNKTKMAETVAQKSYINTSVDAINQRILGRYQNGLGKTWDDPNHMKFFNDGAVNFPYLSDGMWFLTQHKRWGLLKAHPDYLSVAKQINRIDLYQQAASQLKVSVPKDVLRSSKLMDGVVWDGKNPAQYADGFKIKA, via the coding sequence ATGAGCCAGCGCCTTTCTTCGACTACTGCTCCCGCGCCGGAGCCCGTATCTGCCGGTGGCCGGCGTGAGTTTCTGCGCGTGGCCGGTGCCGCGGCACTCTATGGCACGCTGGGCCACCATGGCGCCTGGGCCGCAGGCTCCGACGCGCCGGAGAAGAAAGAGGTCAAGATCGGCTTCATCCCGCTGACCGATTGCGCCAGCGTGGTCATGGCCTCGGTGCTGGGCCTGGACCAGAAATACGGCGTGAAGATCGTTCTCAGCAAGGAGGCGAGCTGGGCCGGCGTGCGCGACAAGCTGGTCAACGGCGAGCTGGACTTCGCCCATGTGCTCTACGGCCTGGTCTACGGCCTGCACCTGGGCGTGGGCGGCCCCAAGAAGGACATGGCCGTGCTCATGGGGCTGAACAACAACGGCCAGGCGGTCACGCTGTCCAAGGCCCTGGCCGACAAGGGGGCGGTCGACGGAGCCAGCCTGGCCAAGGTCATGGCCAAGGAAAAGCGCGAATACACCTTCGCCGGCACTTTCCCCACCGGCACCCACGCCATGTGGATGCATTACTGGCTGGCGGCAGCAGGCATCAACCCTTTGTCCGAGGCCAAGCTGATCACCGTGCCGCCGCCCCAGATGGTGGCCAATATGCGTGTGGGCAATATGGATGGCTTCTGCGTGGGCGAACCCTGGAACCATCGCGCCATCATGGACGGCATAGGCATCACGGCCAATACCACGCAGGACATCTGGAAGGACCATCCCGAGAAGGTGCTGGGCACCACGGGCGAGTTCGCGCAGAAGAATCCCAATACCTGCCGCGCCGTGATGATGGCGATTCTCGAAGCCGGCCGCTGGATCGACGCCAGCCTGCAGAACAAGACGAAGATGGCCGAGACGGTGGCCCAGAAGTCCTATATCAATACCAGCGTGGACGCCATCAACCAGCGCATTCTGGGGCGCTACCAGAATGGCCTGGGCAAGACCTGGGACGACCCCAACCACATGAAGTTCTTCAACGACGGGGCCGTGAACTTCCCCTATCTGTCGGACGGCATGTGGTTCCTCACCCAGCACAAGCGCTGGGGTCTGCTCAAGGCCCATCCCGACTATCTGTCCGTGGCCAAGCAGATCAACCGCATCGACCTCTACCAGCAGGCGGCCAGCCAGCTCAAGGTCAGTGTGCCCAAGGATGTGCTGCGCAGCAGCAAGCTCATGGACGGCGTGGTCTGGGATGGCAAGAACCCGGCCCAGTACGCTGACGGTTTCAAGATCAAGGCCTGA
- the ntrB gene encoding nitrate ABC transporter permease: MVSAALHSPLELDPPHDPQLAALAANDAQLETAEKTAGNADISRAEVKKDTGVVRASPAVISTPPGHWRRHAEAFAGQVLPPLLGLALLVGLWSLVSSTTGKSIPTPAETWEQALQVFSDPFYRNGPNDQGVGWNVLSSLQRVALGFGLAALVGIPLGFVIGRFSFLSRMFNPLISLLRPVSPLAWLPIGLLVFKGANPAAIWTIFICSIWPMVINTAVGVQRVPQDYMNVARVLNLSEWKIATTILFPAVLPYMLTGVRLAVGTAWLVIVAAEMLTGGVGIGFWVWDEWNNLNVKNIIIAIFVIGIVGLVLEWALVKLASAFTFEEVKT, translated from the coding sequence ATGGTCAGTGCCGCACTTCATTCGCCGCTGGAACTCGATCCCCCGCATGACCCCCAACTGGCCGCTCTGGCCGCCAACGATGCACAGCTGGAAACTGCAGAAAAGACCGCTGGCAACGCAGATATTTCAAGGGCTGAAGTGAAAAAAGATACCGGTGTCGTCAGGGCATCCCCGGCGGTGATCTCGACCCCGCCCGGCCACTGGCGCCGGCACGCGGAAGCGTTTGCTGGCCAGGTATTGCCGCCGCTGCTGGGGCTGGCGCTCCTGGTCGGCCTGTGGTCGCTGGTCTCCAGCACCACCGGCAAGAGCATTCCGACCCCGGCCGAGACCTGGGAACAGGCCTTGCAGGTGTTCAGCGATCCCTTCTACCGCAACGGACCCAATGACCAGGGCGTGGGCTGGAACGTGCTGTCCTCGCTGCAGCGCGTGGCCCTGGGTTTCGGTCTGGCGGCACTGGTCGGCATCCCTTTGGGGTTCGTGATCGGGCGCTTCAGCTTTCTGTCGCGCATGTTCAACCCCTTGATCAGCCTGCTGCGTCCGGTGTCGCCGCTGGCCTGGCTGCCGATAGGCCTGCTGGTGTTCAAGGGCGCCAATCCGGCAGCCATCTGGACCATCTTCATCTGCTCGATCTGGCCCATGGTCATCAACACCGCCGTGGGCGTGCAGCGTGTGCCCCAGGACTATATGAATGTGGCACGCGTGCTCAATCTGTCGGAGTGGAAGATCGCCACCACCATTCTGTTTCCTGCGGTGCTGCCCTATATGCTGACCGGCGTGCGCCTGGCCGTGGGCACGGCCTGGCTGGTGATCGTGGCCGCCGAGATGCTGACTGGCGGCGTGGGCATAGGCTTCTGGGTCTGGGACGAGTGGAACAACCTCAATGTCAAGAACATCATCATCGCCATCTTCGTGATCGGCATCGTGGGCCTGGTGCTGGAGTGGGCCCTGGTCAAGCTGGCCTCGGCCTTTACGTTTGAAGAGGTCAAGACTTAA
- a CDS encoding ABC transporter ATP-binding protein, whose amino-acid sequence MHTSLSTKYIEIHGVEQTFKTAKGLFPALRDINLNIAKGEFVSLIGHSGCGKSTLLNLIAGLTIPTGGALLCANKEIKGPGPERAVVFQNHSLLPWLTCWGNVHLAVERVFGKRETRAQLAQRTDAALAMVGLSHAAQKRPGEISGGMKQRVGIARALSMEPQVLLMDEPFGALDALTRAKLQDELLEIVARTQSTVVMVTHDVDEAVLLSDKIVMMTNGPAATIGEVLHVALPRPRSRVELAEDARYQSYRKAVIDFLYTRQGHVEKAA is encoded by the coding sequence ATGCATACATCTCTCAGCACCAAGTACATCGAGATCCACGGGGTGGAGCAGACCTTCAAGACTGCCAAGGGACTGTTTCCCGCACTGCGCGACATCAATCTGAACATTGCCAAGGGCGAGTTTGTCAGTCTCATCGGGCACTCGGGCTGCGGCAAGTCGACACTGCTCAATCTGATTGCCGGCCTGACGATTCCCACGGGCGGTGCATTGCTGTGCGCCAACAAGGAAATCAAGGGCCCTGGCCCCGAGCGTGCGGTGGTCTTCCAGAACCATTCGCTGCTGCCATGGCTGACCTGCTGGGGCAATGTGCATCTGGCCGTGGAGCGCGTCTTCGGCAAGCGCGAAACCCGGGCGCAGCTGGCGCAGCGCACCGATGCAGCGCTGGCCATGGTGGGGCTCAGCCATGCGGCGCAAAAGCGCCCCGGAGAGATCTCGGGCGGCATGAAGCAGCGCGTGGGCATTGCCCGCGCCCTGTCCATGGAGCCCCAGGTGCTGCTCATGGACGAGCCCTTCGGTGCTCTCGACGCCCTCACGCGTGCCAAGCTGCAGGACGAGTTGCTGGAGATCGTGGCACGCACCCAGAGCACGGTGGTCATGGTCACGCATGATGTGGACGAGGCCGTGCTGCTGTCCGACAAGATCGTGATGATGACCAACGGGCCTGCGGCCACGATTGGCGAGGTGCTGCATGTGGCGCTGCCACGCCCGCGCAGCCGGGTGGAACTGGCCGAGGATGCCCGCTATCAGAGCTACCGCAAGGCGGTGATCGACTTTCTCTACACGCGCCAGGGCCACGTGGAGAAGGCGGCCTGA
- the nirB gene encoding nitrite reductase large subunit NirB, with the protein MKKSKLVMIGNGMAGVRALEELLAIAPDLYDITVFGAEPHPNYNRILLSPVLAGEQTLGDIVLNDWSWYQDHHILLHAGYTVTAVDRARRTVHAVNAQGENASAEYDRLIMATGSKPFILPIPGKDLKGVLAYRDIADTEAMIEAAKTLRHAVVIGGGLLGLEAANGLMKRGMQVTVVHVGDWLMERQLDDQAGRMLQKSLAERGMQFCMQAQTQELLGDAGGRVRAVRFKDGSEIPAELVVMAVGIRPSTELAESMHLHVSRGIVVSDTLQTVTDPRIYAVGECAAHRGIAYGLVAPLFEQGKVLANHLAEFGIGRYLGSLTSTKLKVTGIDLFSAGDFQGGGDTEEILMSDPYAGVYKKLVIKDDKLVGACLYGDTVDGSWYFKLLREGRSVADIRDKLMFGESNLGDTGHQGQSKAAAMADGDEVCGCNGVTKGAICKAIKDKGLFTLDDVRKHTKASASCGSCTGLVEQIIMFTAGGDYSAAPKTKAMCGCTDHGHQAVRDAIREHKLLSTNAVFRFMEWRTPNGCASCRPAVNYYLISTWPKEARDDPQSRFINERSHANIQKDGTYSVIPRMWGGETTASELRRIADVVDKYQIPTVKVTGGQRIDLLGVKKEDLQAVWNDIGMPCGHAYAKALRTVKTCVGSEWCRMGTQDSTQMGKDLERAMWRMYAPHKVKFAVSGCPRNCAESGIKDVGIIGVDSGWEMYVGGNGGIKTEVAHFFTKLKTAEEVMEYTGAFMQLYRLEGWYLERTVHYINRVGLDYVKRRILGDAEGRRALWEQLQFALDGEPDPWFEADKAAVDTRQFQPLTAAHTESAGV; encoded by the coding sequence ATGAAAAAATCCAAACTGGTCATGATTGGAAACGGAATGGCAGGCGTGCGTGCGCTGGAAGAGCTGTTGGCCATTGCCCCCGATCTGTACGACATCACGGTCTTCGGCGCCGAGCCGCATCCCAACTACAACCGCATTCTGCTGTCGCCCGTGCTCGCCGGCGAGCAGACGCTCGGCGATATCGTGCTCAACGACTGGTCCTGGTACCAGGACCACCATATCCTGCTGCACGCCGGCTATACCGTGACGGCCGTCGACCGGGCCCGACGCACCGTGCATGCGGTCAATGCCCAGGGCGAGAACGCCAGCGCCGAGTACGACCGGCTGATCATGGCGACCGGCTCCAAGCCCTTCATCCTGCCCATTCCCGGCAAGGACCTGAAGGGCGTGCTAGCCTACCGCGACATTGCCGACACCGAGGCCATGATTGAAGCGGCAAAGACACTCAGGCATGCAGTGGTGATCGGCGGTGGCCTGCTGGGACTGGAAGCGGCCAACGGCCTCATGAAGCGCGGCATGCAGGTCACCGTGGTGCATGTCGGCGACTGGCTGATGGAGCGCCAGCTCGACGATCAGGCGGGCCGCATGCTGCAGAAATCGCTGGCCGAGCGCGGCATGCAGTTCTGCATGCAGGCGCAGACGCAGGAGCTGCTGGGCGATGCCGGCGGCCGCGTGCGCGCCGTGCGTTTCAAGGATGGCAGCGAGATCCCGGCCGAACTGGTGGTGATGGCCGTGGGCATTCGTCCCAGCACCGAACTGGCCGAGTCCATGCATCTGCATGTGAGCCGCGGCATCGTGGTCAGCGATACGCTGCAGACCGTGACCGATCCGCGCATCTATGCCGTGGGCGAATGCGCGGCGCACCGAGGCATTGCCTACGGACTGGTGGCGCCCCTGTTCGAGCAGGGCAAGGTACTGGCCAACCATCTGGCGGAGTTCGGCATCGGTCGCTATCTGGGTTCGCTGACCTCGACCAAGCTCAAGGTCACGGGCATTGATCTGTTCTCTGCAGGCGATTTCCAGGGCGGCGGCGATACTGAGGAAATTCTCATGAGCGATCCCTACGCGGGGGTCTACAAAAAGCTGGTCATCAAGGATGACAAGCTGGTCGGTGCCTGCCTGTACGGCGACACGGTGGACGGCAGCTGGTACTTCAAGCTGCTGCGCGAGGGCCGCAGCGTGGCCGATATCCGGGACAAGCTGATGTTCGGCGAATCCAATCTCGGCGATACCGGCCACCAGGGGCAGAGCAAGGCCGCGGCCATGGCCGATGGCGACGAGGTCTGCGGCTGCAACGGCGTGACCAAGGGCGCGATCTGCAAGGCCATCAAGGACAAGGGCCTGTTCACGCTCGACGATGTGCGCAAGCACACCAAGGCTAGTGCCAGCTGCGGCTCCTGCACCGGGCTGGTGGAGCAGATCATCATGTTCACGGCCGGCGGCGATTACTCGGCGGCCCCCAAGACCAAGGCCATGTGCGGCTGCACCGACCACGGGCACCAGGCCGTGCGCGATGCGATCCGCGAGCACAAGCTGCTGAGCACCAATGCGGTGTTCCGCTTCATGGAGTGGCGCACGCCCAATGGCTGTGCCTCCTGCCGCCCGGCTGTCAACTACTACCTGATCAGCACCTGGCCCAAGGAAGCCAGGGACGACCCGCAAAGCCGCTTCATCAACGAGCGCAGCCATGCCAACATCCAGAAGGACGGAACCTACAGCGTGATTCCGCGCATGTGGGGCGGCGAGACCACGGCCTCCGAGCTGCGCCGCATTGCTGATGTGGTGGACAAGTACCAGATCCCCACCGTGAAGGTCACGGGCGGTCAGCGCATCGATCTGCTGGGCGTGAAGAAGGAGGATCTGCAGGCCGTCTGGAACGATATCGGCATGCCCTGCGGTCATGCCTATGCCAAGGCACTGCGCACGGTCAAGACCTGTGTGGGCAGCGAATGGTGCCGCATGGGCACGCAGGACAGCACCCAGATGGGCAAGGACCTGGAGCGCGCCATGTGGCGCATGTACGCACCGCACAAGGTGAAGTTCGCGGTCAGCGGCTGCCCGCGCAACTGCGCGGAGTCCGGCATCAAGGATGTGGGAATCATCGGTGTGGACTCGGGCTGGGAGATGTATGTGGGCGGCAACGGTGGCATCAAGACCGAGGTTGCGCATTTCTTCACCAAGCTCAAGACCGCCGAAGAGGTGATGGAGTACACGGGCGCCTTCATGCAGCTGTACCGCCTGGAAGGCTGGTATCTGGAGCGCACGGTGCACTACATCAATCGCGTGGGCCTGGACTATGTCAAGCGACGCATTCTCGGCGATGCCGAGGGCCGCAGGGCGCTGTGGGAGCAGCTGCAGTTTGCACTGGACGGCGAGCCCGATCCCTGGTTCGAAGCCGACAAGGCGGCCGTGGATACGCGCCAGTTCCAGCCACTGACTGCGGCGCACACCGAAAGCGCCGGCGTCTGA
- the nirD gene encoding nitrite reductase small subunit NirD, whose amino-acid sequence MSEWISICTMDDIPVLGARRVARAQGLDVAVFRNADDEVFALLDRCPHKGGPLSQGIVFGRSVACPLHNWTIALSSGEAAAPDEGCTPYFSVRVQDGEVQLRADELASRALEQTRPHAGPAHCAGKSGCATA is encoded by the coding sequence ATGAGCGAATGGATTTCTATCTGCACGATGGACGACATCCCCGTGCTGGGAGCACGCCGCGTGGCGCGCGCACAAGGGCTGGATGTGGCCGTGTTCCGCAATGCCGACGACGAGGTGTTCGCGCTGCTGGACCGCTGCCCGCACAAGGGCGGCCCGCTGTCGCAAGGCATTGTGTTCGGGCGCAGCGTGGCCTGCCCGCTGCACAACTGGACGATTGCGCTGAGCTCCGGCGAGGCGGCGGCGCCCGATGAGGGCTGCACGCCCTATTTCAGCGTGCGTGTGCAGGACGGCGAGGTGCAGCTGCGCGCCGACGAACTGGCCAGCCGCGCCCTGGAGCAGACCCGCCCGCATGCCGGTCCCGCACATTGCGCGGGCAAATCCGGCTGCGCCACGGCCTAG
- a CDS encoding nitrate reductase — MKETKSTCPYCGVGCGVIVESDGLQITGVRGDPEHPANLGRLCTKGSTLHLTAAPAYAQQVRLLQPMRRLERTAVPQAVSWDLALDELAGRIARIHAAHGPDALGFYLSGQLLTEDYYVFNKLVKGLLGTNNLDTNSRLCMSSAVAGYKATLGADAPPACYEDIDLAGCLFITGSNMAWAHPILFRRVEEARERNSQLRIIVADPRRTETAELADLYLPLQPGSDVMLFHGLLHIMLWEGWTDSAFIAQHTSGFAALKELVREATPEKVAALCGLPVADLYRAARWMALGGAEEPADVRRPTLSLYCQGLNQSRSGTANNAALINLHLATGQIGRPGAGPLSLTGQPNAMGGREVGGLSNLLSAHRDLSNAAHRAEVARLWGVESIPQQPGKSALEMFEAAADGQIKALWIACTNPAQSMPEQAMVRRALERAELVVVQEAFAATETTAYADWLLPASTWGEKLGTVTNSERRISRVRAAVVAPGAARHDWQIGVQLARRLEQHLRPSLPSLFPYDTANADAGAEAVWNEHRESTRGRDLDITGLSWAVLEVKGPQQWPMPQGASQGRQRLYGDAVFATEDGRACFDTQPWQAPAVPRDARHPFSLNTGRLRDQWHGLTRTGQLGRLFAHVSEPQLQVSPQDMQRLQLQDGDLVHVSNRYGAIVLPVQSDPGLQPAQLYLPMHWGSMYLSGMGSKGQRLAGVNALTTPERCPRSKQPELKHVAVRLLKAELPWTCLGMAWLDEQDVQSVRQALSELMAEFDFASCVLFGRAVPLEKADQGRTGVQFRAAAYAQPGAEVLARLHGLLRLDGPQAMRYADARRQCSRAMAIGRQTGEPRLDAFLLCGDASAGRWLGPVLRDEQSVQSYGRLLLSSGARPPAAMPARSPQICACMNVDEARINSALTACEGSADERLAQLKSSLGCGTRCGSCIPRIKQLVHATPAPQSAALPVAT; from the coding sequence ATGAAAGAAACCAAGTCCACCTGTCCCTATTGCGGTGTCGGCTGCGGCGTGATCGTCGAGTCCGACGGCCTGCAGATTACCGGTGTGCGTGGTGATCCCGAGCATCCTGCCAACTTGGGCCGCCTGTGCACCAAGGGCAGCACCCTGCATCTGACGGCCGCGCCCGCCTATGCCCAGCAGGTCCGTTTGCTGCAGCCTATGCGCAGGCTGGAGCGTACAGCCGTACCGCAGGCGGTCAGCTGGGATCTGGCACTGGACGAACTGGCCGGGCGCATCGCCCGGATTCATGCAGCCCATGGCCCCGACGCGCTGGGTTTCTACCTCAGTGGCCAGTTGCTGACCGAGGACTACTACGTCTTCAACAAGCTGGTCAAAGGTCTGCTGGGCACCAACAATCTCGACACCAATTCGCGCCTGTGCATGAGCAGCGCCGTGGCCGGCTACAAGGCCACGCTGGGCGCCGATGCACCACCGGCCTGCTACGAGGACATCGATCTGGCCGGCTGCCTGTTCATCACGGGCAGCAATATGGCATGGGCGCATCCCATTCTGTTCAGGCGTGTCGAAGAGGCCAGGGAGCGCAATTCGCAACTCAGGATCATCGTGGCCGATCCGCGCCGTACCGAGACCGCCGAGCTGGCCGATCTCTATCTGCCGCTGCAGCCGGGCAGCGATGTGATGCTGTTTCACGGTCTGCTGCACATCATGCTGTGGGAGGGCTGGACGGACAGCGCCTTCATCGCGCAGCACACCAGCGGCTTTGCAGCGCTCAAGGAACTGGTGCGCGAAGCCACGCCCGAAAAGGTTGCTGCCCTCTGCGGCCTGCCAGTGGCGGACCTGTACCGGGCGGCGCGCTGGATGGCGCTGGGCGGTGCCGAGGAGCCGGCGGACGTGCGTCGTCCCACGCTCAGCCTGTACTGCCAGGGTCTGAACCAAAGCCGCAGCGGCACGGCCAACAATGCGGCGCTGATCAATCTGCATCTGGCGACGGGCCAGATCGGCAGGCCTGGCGCCGGGCCCCTGTCACTGACGGGCCAGCCCAATGCCATGGGAGGGCGCGAGGTGGGCGGGCTGTCCAATCTGCTGAGCGCGCATCGTGATCTTTCCAACGCAGCGCACAGGGCCGAAGTGGCGCGGCTATGGGGTGTGGAGTCGATTCCGCAGCAGCCAGGCAAGTCCGCGCTGGAGATGTTCGAGGCCGCCGCCGACGGCCAGATCAAGGCCTTGTGGATTGCCTGCACCAATCCCGCGCAAAGCATGCCCGAACAGGCCATGGTGCGCAGGGCGCTGGAGCGTGCCGAGCTGGTGGTGGTGCAGGAGGCTTTTGCCGCAACCGAGACCACGGCCTATGCCGACTGGTTGCTGCCCGCTTCCACCTGGGGCGAGAAGCTGGGCACGGTCACCAACAGCGAGCGACGCATCTCGCGGGTGCGCGCTGCCGTGGTCGCGCCGGGGGCGGCACGCCATGACTGGCAGATAGGCGTGCAGCTGGCGCGGCGCCTGGAGCAGCATCTGCGGCCCTCGCTGCCAAGCTTGTTTCCCTATGACACCGCGAATGCCGACGCGGGTGCCGAAGCTGTCTGGAACGAGCATCGCGAGTCCACACGCGGGCGCGATCTGGATATCACGGGTCTGAGCTGGGCGGTGCTGGAGGTCAAGGGACCCCAGCAATGGCCCATGCCTCAAGGCGCGAGCCAGGGGCGGCAGCGTCTGTATGGCGATGCGGTGTTTGCGACCGAGGACGGGCGCGCATGCTTTGATACCCAGCCCTGGCAGGCGCCAGCCGTGCCGCGCGATGCGCGGCATCCGTTCAGTCTCAACACCGGCCGCCTGCGCGATCAATGGCATGGCTTGACGCGCACCGGCCAGCTGGGGCGCCTGTTTGCCCATGTCAGCGAACCGCAGCTGCAGGTCAGTCCCCAGGACATGCAGCGCCTGCAGCTGCAGGATGGCGATCTGGTCCATGTCTCCAACCGCTATGGCGCCATCGTGTTGCCCGTTCAGTCGGACCCGGGCTTGCAGCCCGCACAGCTCTATCTGCCCATGCACTGGGGCAGCATGTACCTGAGCGGCATGGGCTCCAAGGGGCAGCGGCTTGCGGGCGTCAACGCCCTGACCACGCCCGAGCGCTGCCCGCGCTCCAAGCAGCCCGAGCTCAAGCATGTGGCCGTCAGGCTGCTCAAGGCCGAGCTGCCCTGGACCTGTCTGGGCATGGCCTGGCTGGATGAGCAGGATGTGCAGTCGGTTCGCCAGGCCTTGAGCGAATTGATGGCCGAGTTCGACTTTGCCAGCTGTGTGCTGTTCGGACGCGCCGTACCGCTGGAAAAAGCGGATCAGGGCCGCACCGGCGTGCAGTTCCGCGCGGCGGCCTATGCGCAGCCCGGCGCCGAGGTGCTGGCGCGGCTGCATGGACTGCTGCGGCTCGATGGCCCGCAGGCCATGCGCTATGCCGACGCGCGTCGCCAATGCAGCCGTGCCATGGCGATTGGCCGTCAGACCGGGGAGCCCAGGCTCGATGCCTTTTTGCTCTGCGGCGACGCCAGCGCCGGTCGCTGGCTGGGACCGGTACTGCGCGACGAGCAATCGGTGCAAAGCTATGGGCGCCTATTGCTGTCCTCGGGGGCCAGGCCACCCGCCGCCATGCCGGCCCGGTCGCCACAGATCTGTGCCTGCATGAATGTGGATGAGGCCCGCATCAACTCGGCACTGACCGCGTGCGAGGGCTCTGCCGACGAGCGGCTTGCGCAGCTCAAGTCTTCCCTGGGTTGTGGCACGCGCTGCGGCTCCTGCATCCCCAGGATCAAACAACTGGTGCATGCGACGCCTGCGCCGCAGTCGGCAGCCCTGCCGGTTGCCACCTAG